A single Candidatus Babeliales bacterium DNA region contains:
- a CDS encoding YopX family protein, which translates to MKREIKFRFYDLQLKKISYREPNTNDFIHPKIVPMQYTGLKDKNGKDIYEGDFCKNECNETGSVYFSNGSFCLGYFDEPAKQDLSDFKKYNKENTSLEIVGLRSFINEINEIQ; encoded by the coding sequence ATGAAAAGAGAAATTAAATTTAGATTTTATGATTTGCAACTTAAAAAAATAAGTTACAGAGAACCAAACACAAATGATTTTATACACCCTAAAATCGTTCCTATGCAATACACAGGACTAAAAGATAAAAACGGAAAAGATATTTACGAAGGTGATTTTTGTAAAAATGAATGCAACGAAACAGGGTCAGTATACTTTAGTAATGGTAGTTTTTGTTTAGGATATTTTGATGAGCCAGCAAAACAAGATTTGTCAGATTTTAAAAAATACAATAAAGAAAACACATCTTTAGAAATAGTGGGTTTAAGGTCATTTATAAACGAAATAAATGAAATTCAATGA
- a CDS encoding VRR-NUC domain-containing protein codes for MSKQQSKLIKQWQSKGYFVINLVKITPSGLPDLIACKPNEVIFIESKEKWDRLSALQKAKIKILKEIGFKIYVNDIKQ; via the coding sequence ATGAGTAAACAACAATCTAAACTCATTAAGCAATGGCAGTCTAAAGGCTACTTTGTCATTAATCTGGTTAAGATCACGCCAAGTGGTTTGCCAGACTTAATTGCCTGCAAACCTAATGAAGTGATATTTATTGAAAGTAAGGAGAAATGGGATAGGTTGTCAGCTCTACAAAAAGCTAAGATAAAAATACTTAAAGAGATAGGATTTAAAATATACGTAAACGATATAAAACAATAG